A single region of the Candidatus Bathyarchaeia archaeon genome encodes:
- a CDS encoding glycyl-radical enzyme activating protein: protein MVKGLVFDIKRFAVHDGPGIRTTVFLKGCPLRCFWCQNPEGIKLKQEIMFYPEKCIGCGACVAVCPQSAHEIKNGVHAYFRDRCESCGRCVEGCCSGALQLVGRWMDVDDLIKVVLMDKPFYEVSNGGVTLSGGDPMVQHEFSYTFLERCKSEGLHTAIETAAYCKWEILEKLLSVTDLVMMDIKHIDPEFHRKVTGVRNDIILENARRLAETDKPLIIRIPIIPTINDSPEEVAAIAKFIQPFKNLLFLELLPFHRLGEVKYRALGINYPASNLKTPSKTKMQELVEAAKKFVPNVFSA, encoded by the coding sequence GTGGTAAAAGGCTTAGTCTTTGACATAAAGCGTTTCGCGGTTCATGATGGCCCAGGCATACGCACAACTGTTTTTTTGAAGGGGTGTCCTCTTCGCTGTTTCTGGTGTCAAAACCCTGAGGGGATAAAGCTGAAGCAGGAAATAATGTTTTATCCAGAGAAATGTATTGGGTGCGGCGCTTGCGTGGCTGTGTGTCCTCAGAGCGCGCATGAGATAAAAAATGGTGTTCACGCTTACTTTAGGGATAGATGTGAGAGCTGTGGCCGATGTGTAGAAGGATGCTGTTCTGGGGCTCTTCAGCTTGTAGGCAGATGGATGGATGTTGATGATTTAATTAAAGTGGTTTTAATGGATAAGCCGTTTTACGAGGTTTCAAATGGCGGCGTAACTTTATCTGGCGGAGACCCAATGGTGCAGCATGAGTTTTCATATACTTTCCTTGAAAGATGCAAATCTGAGGGGCTTCATACGGCTATTGAGACCGCAGCCTACTGTAAATGGGAGATTCTTGAGAAGCTTCTTTCCGTAACAGACCTAGTAATGATGGATATAAAGCACATTGACCCGGAGTTTCACCGTAAGGTGACAGGGGTAAGAAATGATATAATACTTGAAAATGCGAGAAGGCTTGCTGAAACCGATAAGCCTCTGATAATCCGCATCCCAATAATACCAACAATTAATGATTCGCCTGAAGAGGTTGCGGCAATAGCTAAGTTTATACAGCCATTTAAGAACTTGCTGTTTCTTGAACTCTTACCCTTCCATCGACTTGGAGAGGTGAAGTACAGGGCGCTAGGCATCAACTACCCGGCGAGCAACCTTAAGACCCCCTCAAAAACAAAGATGCAGGAGCTTGTTGAAGCCGCCAAAAAGTTTGTGCCTAATGTTTTTTCAGCGTGA
- a CDS encoding pyruvate formate lyase family protein, producing MGSDIIVYEDSGTFLERLNKLDEELTFSERLEILREIKMKHTREKQKVIGIMDQDDHGRLLPPPELREIVEYMGPSGELVRDVKLNNFKPLSNHPSGGFFGPKICGENFRLFLSAHPVYINPFSSILGGYMAYFMSYRNPHWNPDLSPPQHLVEAWSKYDIYPGVGAVQHFCQDMQIGFDLGWGGLLKKIRYYREINPQAADFYDGLESVVIGVQEWMARHVKAARELVEKERNPTLRRNLKALADMNERLINEPPRTFWEACQWTAWYQMIARMYNGSGSMGRIDVWLKPFYERDVAAGILTDKEAIFHLACLFLNDTQYYQLGGPDANGRDVTNNLSYLVLEAVHRLKAPANIGIFVWEGLEPKLLDKGVEVMLEDKMGFPKFLGGDALIEGFMRNGYPVELARERAYSGCHWFAIPGREYALQDCVKINFAKVFEVAFWEMMNDLNVEPSVEELWRRFEAHLRKAIDIVREGLDFHMENMHKVFPELVLDLLCYGPIEKGLDASNGGVEYYNLCLDGAGIGTVADSFAAIELRVEKEKKISWRDLAEELKNNFRNEYVRLMLRNIPHYGQGGTHADEWAVKIAKTFVRLVKEKPTPKGYNIIPGLFSWASMLSMGQRVSATPNGRRAGAPISQGANPEPGFGGTPTSLAIAVAAVQCGYGNTAPLQLDIDPTVYRGRNGSEVVKALILGHFKLGGTMINLNVIDKEKILEAHKDPSKYPDLIVRVTGFSAYFASLSKDLRQFVVDRILAEES from the coding sequence ATGGGGAGCGACATCATTGTTTATGAGGACTCCGGCACGTTTTTAGAAAGGCTGAATAAATTGGATGAAGAGTTAACTTTCAGCGAGCGGCTAGAGATTCTACGAGAGATAAAGATGAAGCATACGCGTGAGAAGCAGAAAGTTATCGGCATTATGGATCAGGATGATCATGGAAGGCTTCTCCCACCGCCTGAGCTTAGAGAAATAGTTGAATATATGGGTCCTTCAGGTGAACTGGTCAGAGATGTGAAACTAAATAACTTTAAGCCCCTAAGCAATCACCCAAGTGGAGGGTTCTTTGGGCCGAAGATTTGTGGGGAAAACTTTAGGTTGTTTCTTTCCGCGCACCCAGTTTACATAAATCCTTTCAGTTCTATACTTGGCGGCTATATGGCCTATTTCATGAGTTACCGAAACCCGCATTGGAATCCGGATCTTTCCCCGCCACAGCATTTAGTAGAGGCTTGGAGTAAATACGATATTTATCCGGGTGTAGGCGCAGTTCAGCATTTCTGCCAAGATATGCAGATAGGCTTTGACCTTGGTTGGGGAGGATTACTTAAGAAAATACGCTATTATAGGGAGATTAACCCTCAGGCTGCGGATTTCTACGACGGATTGGAAAGCGTAGTTATCGGGGTTCAGGAATGGATGGCTAGGCATGTTAAGGCGGCTAGGGAGCTTGTTGAGAAAGAGAGAAACCCAACTTTACGCAGGAATTTGAAGGCTCTGGCTGACATGAATGAGCGGCTAATTAATGAGCCGCCTAGAACATTCTGGGAAGCCTGCCAGTGGACGGCTTGGTATCAGATGATTGCCCGAATGTATAATGGAAGCGGTTCCATGGGGAGAATCGATGTATGGCTTAAACCATTTTATGAGCGTGATGTGGCCGCCGGCATATTAACCGATAAGGAAGCCATTTTTCATCTCGCATGCCTGTTTTTAAATGATACGCAGTATTATCAGCTTGGTGGACCGGACGCTAATGGTAGAGATGTCACAAACAATCTCTCATATCTCGTCTTAGAGGCTGTTCACAGGCTTAAAGCGCCAGCCAACATAGGGATATTTGTTTGGGAAGGGTTGGAGCCTAAGCTCCTGGATAAGGGAGTAGAAGTAATGCTTGAGGATAAGATGGGTTTCCCGAAATTCTTGGGAGGTGACGCTCTAATAGAGGGATTTATGAGAAATGGGTACCCAGTTGAGCTTGCGCGTGAAAGAGCCTACTCCGGCTGCCACTGGTTCGCCATACCGGGAAGAGAGTATGCTCTGCAAGACTGCGTTAAGATTAATTTTGCCAAAGTCTTCGAGGTTGCATTTTGGGAAATGATGAATGATCTAAATGTTGAGCCGAGCGTGGAAGAGCTGTGGCGCCGTTTCGAAGCGCATTTAAGGAAAGCCATAGATATTGTTCGAGAGGGCCTAGATTTTCACATGGAAAATATGCATAAAGTTTTCCCCGAGCTGGTGTTAGACCTTCTCTGCTACGGCCCCATAGAGAAGGGCCTTGACGCATCTAATGGGGGAGTTGAGTACTATAATCTGTGCTTGGATGGAGCTGGCATAGGCACCGTGGCCGATTCTTTTGCCGCCATAGAATTAAGGGTAGAAAAAGAGAAAAAGATTTCGTGGAGGGATCTCGCCGAGGAGCTTAAAAACAACTTTAGGAATGAATATGTCCGGTTAATGCTGCGTAACATACCGCATTATGGACAAGGCGGGACTCACGCCGATGAATGGGCGGTTAAAATCGCTAAAACATTTGTTCGACTGGTTAAAGAGAAGCCAACGCCTAAAGGATACAACATTATTCCGGGGCTCTTTTCTTGGGCAAGCATGCTCTCTATGGGCCAAAGGGTTAGTGCGACACCGAACGGGCGGCGCGCAGGCGCACCGATATCGCAGGGGGCTAATCCTGAACCAGGGTTCGGTGGTACCCCAACGTCGCTCGCTATAGCTGTTGCAGCGGTACAATGCGGGTATGGAAATACTGCGCCGCTGCAGCTAGACATTGATCCAACAGTTTACAGGGGGAGAAACGGCAGTGAAGTCGTTAAAGCCCTTATACTTGGACACTTCAAGCTAGGCGGAACGATGATTAACTTGAATGTTATTGACAAGGAGAAGATACTTGAGGCTCACAAAGACCCCTCAAAATATCCTGATTTAATAGTGCGCGTTACGGGTTTCAGCGCTTACTTCGCCAGCCTATCTAAAGATCTAAGGCAGTTTGTGGTGGACAGGATACTTGCAGAGGAATCCTAG
- a CDS encoding DUF6785 family protein: MSILITALFAAWSTFQSGYMMYGGLMFSMGQNVVGMPTGALLLMGLFFLLTWVIPDLRKINPKQLLVFYGMIAISLAHAGYFVPWCYYNGMIGIRTYITDWDAHIPYFWAPPREVCEVMYLGGQPVDWGSWMAPMIFWTTFFMLYTLFALSIVSILGRRLVTERKLPYPFGQMAAITIELAITGAEQQPQRAKLFLIGALICFLYYVPWWLHLGWPSIPDIYGWYSPPFGGFFPGQINLGNLNGALPCANISFPFAPFLWAWFYLLTTDILLTATITWLLMYIILPPIAYTLGLFPATAVDWGSSVWTYWKPGAMAYLGFWPAFAIVPLILDRKYIAQTIKSAIKGEPAGPSDLLSYRSAYVLLIVSFIIILAFWMISGGGLITSLWGLLYVIISLLAFANLRGEAGMLICAHGFCGWFQALWRHVTATNDVAVAVAQGPNYSVPIYLTYMTTSDIHYGTVGGKLAYTLDTLKVADQRGLDLRGLFPALVIGSLVAIVVSTPIVLWSYYTIGFPRIAIHGDGIWWPNQLWPSSMNASPSPYEPNGLLPYASFGFILAAILYVLRMRFAWFPLHPVGLYLGGIGPWFPTGAAAPVALILRYLTFRIGGSKLYEEKGVPLAVGVFIGFTFFLLVGGIISIWRTFYPA, encoded by the coding sequence ATAAGTATACTCATTACAGCGCTCTTCGCCGCGTGGTCTACATTTCAAAGCGGATATATGATGTACGGTGGACTCATGTTCAGCATGGGGCAAAATGTTGTTGGGATGCCTACGGGAGCTTTACTATTGATGGGACTTTTCTTCTTGTTGACGTGGGTAATACCCGATCTGAGAAAAATTAATCCAAAGCAGCTGCTGGTCTTCTATGGTATGATCGCCATATCCTTGGCGCATGCCGGATACTTTGTCCCTTGGTGCTACTATAATGGCATGATAGGCATTAGAACCTACATAACAGACTGGGATGCACACATACCATACTTCTGGGCCCCACCAAGAGAAGTATGCGAAGTAATGTATTTAGGCGGTCAACCTGTCGATTGGGGTTCATGGATGGCGCCTATGATCTTCTGGACCACCTTCTTTATGCTGTACACTCTTTTCGCGTTGTCAATAGTGTCAATCCTTGGCAGAAGGCTTGTAACGGAGCGAAAACTTCCTTATCCTTTCGGTCAAATGGCAGCTATAACTATTGAACTTGCTATTACAGGCGCAGAACAGCAACCTCAGCGGGCTAAACTCTTCTTAATCGGGGCTCTTATATGCTTTCTTTACTATGTGCCTTGGTGGCTGCACTTAGGATGGCCATCAATTCCGGATATATACGGCTGGTATTCTCCACCCTTTGGTGGCTTCTTCCCTGGTCAAATTAACTTAGGCAATTTAAATGGCGCCCTACCATGCGCCAATATATCGTTCCCATTTGCGCCGTTCCTATGGGCCTGGTTCTATCTCCTCACAACAGACATACTTTTAACAGCTACTATAACCTGGCTTCTAATGTATATAATACTGCCGCCAATCGCTTACACTCTTGGTTTATTCCCGGCAACAGCTGTTGATTGGGGTTCCTCGGTTTGGACTTACTGGAAGCCTGGAGCTATGGCTTATTTGGGCTTTTGGCCAGCGTTTGCTATAGTACCTTTAATTCTCGATCGCAAGTATATTGCGCAGACGATTAAGTCTGCAATTAAAGGCGAGCCTGCAGGTCCAAGTGATCTCCTATCATATAGATCGGCATACGTTCTTTTAATAGTGTCATTCATAATTATATTAGCGTTCTGGATGATTAGTGGAGGGGGTCTAATAACATCGCTCTGGGGTCTCCTCTACGTGATCATCTCCCTATTAGCTTTCGCAAACCTCCGCGGTGAAGCTGGAATGTTAATTTGCGCTCATGGATTTTGTGGATGGTTCCAAGCTTTATGGCGGCACGTAACCGCCACTAACGACGTGGCTGTAGCAGTAGCACAGGGACCAAATTATTCGGTTCCCATATATCTTACTTACATGACGACAAGCGACATTCATTATGGGACAGTCGGTGGTAAACTAGCTTATACGCTTGATACTCTTAAGGTTGCTGATCAGCGTGGTTTGGATCTGAGAGGTCTCTTCCCTGCGCTTGTGATTGGCTCATTAGTTGCCATAGTTGTTTCAACACCTATCGTACTATGGTCTTATTATACTATCGGCTTCCCAAGAATCGCCATACATGGAGACGGGATCTGGTGGCCAAACCAGCTGTGGCCTTCATCTATGAACGCCTCTCCCAGTCCATATGAGCCAAACGGACTTCTACCATACGCTTCATTCGGCTTCATACTAGCCGCCATACTATACGTGCTTAGGATGCGATTTGCCTGGTTCCCACTGCACCCGGTTGGACTTTATTTAGGCGGAATTGGTCCCTGGTTCCCAACTGGAGCTGCTGCCCCGGTTGCACTAATACTCAGATATCTAACGTTTAGGATTGGTGGGTCAAAGCTATACGAAGAGAAAGGCGTCCCATTGGCTGTAGGCGTGTTCATAGGCTTTACATTCTTCCTACTCGTCGGCGGCATAATATCGATTTGGAGAACATTCTACCCCGCATAA
- a CDS encoding ABC transporter substrate-binding protein: protein MKKIKILLLAALFTMLSTIILSPLESTFIKPEQQAEIKYFISDDHIRGPRGVKDLIYRLVPTEIWREMFWKKKVARLGATPEDLERAQTEPGIIMVRTMGDIGSLGALWMNVRRSPTKFLGFRKAVGHLIDWSWVLNTVWGGGLNVMRPVIYSAGGSEDWVNTTCTFPEYSVDLAVRALEQDGFKKVGGKWLDPEGKEVEPIIIVAPSYSPERMEVSRALGRALENLGFSVVYEFHGWAECEKLTYYDKNYHIFFNYPSFDVINLPIAYKNLYHSSMYSPPGTLCQNYQGVNDPVLDKLIEDLENVRDIETAKRLAKAIQGRIWEMAYTYMIPTGGGGYELWRTDMYSGWYTKRDLAAGYFDVINLVPVSAEHETMVTAEKPQSGGSDWFVSFNPLIWTEALYEHNYFKYIYQPLFYLQFGPDVPTDFVAALAYAYKMEEIAAGSKITFYLFPNATWHDGKPFTAEDVKFTFDFMCKEQTHANRLYLPLKSIYERSEIIDNYTIVVYTNSKSIWQMNYFTTAWILPKHIWSTLSDPATYSNWPPIGTGPYKAVQWVPREYLYLSVHENYHLRWISPEEEVSASLKDLQEKVSSLNEKIKGYEEKITQITAAANAATSAANMSMGIAGIAIVISLVAIILSRLGRKTKEI from the coding sequence ATGAAGAAGATAAAGATATTGCTTCTGGCAGCGCTTTTTACAATGCTGTCTACGATCATATTATCGCCGTTGGAAAGCACTTTTATTAAACCTGAACAACAGGCGGAGATAAAATACTTCATTAGCGATGATCATATCCGCGGGCCTAGAGGAGTAAAGGACCTTATATATAGGTTGGTGCCTACTGAGATATGGCGAGAAATGTTCTGGAAGAAGAAGGTTGCTCGGCTCGGCGCTACCCCAGAGGATCTTGAAAGAGCTCAAACTGAGCCAGGAATAATAATGGTGAGAACCATGGGCGACATAGGCTCCCTAGGAGCCTTGTGGATGAATGTGAGAAGAAGCCCGACGAAATTCTTAGGCTTTAGAAAAGCGGTCGGCCATCTTATTGACTGGTCTTGGGTATTGAACACCGTGTGGGGCGGCGGACTTAACGTGATGAGACCAGTTATATACTCTGCGGGCGGATCAGAAGATTGGGTTAACACAACGTGCACGTTCCCAGAGTATAGCGTAGACTTGGCGGTAAGAGCGCTTGAACAGGACGGATTTAAGAAAGTTGGAGGAAAATGGTTAGATCCTGAGGGAAAAGAGGTGGAACCCATAATTATAGTTGCGCCATCATATTCCCCCGAGCGAATGGAAGTTTCTAGGGCATTAGGGAGAGCATTGGAAAATCTTGGTTTCTCAGTTGTATACGAGTTCCACGGTTGGGCTGAATGTGAGAAACTAACATACTACGATAAGAACTATCATATATTCTTCAATTACCCATCTTTCGACGTAATCAATCTGCCAATAGCCTACAAGAACCTCTATCATTCTTCAATGTATTCGCCTCCGGGCACCCTATGTCAAAACTATCAGGGAGTTAATGACCCAGTGCTCGATAAATTGATTGAAGATCTTGAGAATGTCCGTGACATTGAGACGGCGAAGCGATTGGCTAAAGCGATTCAAGGTAGAATTTGGGAAATGGCATACACGTACATGATACCGACAGGGGGAGGAGGCTATGAGTTGTGGAGAACTGACATGTATAGCGGATGGTATACTAAAAGAGATCTGGCAGCCGGCTACTTCGATGTGATTAATCTTGTTCCAGTAAGCGCAGAACATGAAACAATGGTTACGGCTGAAAAACCACAAAGCGGTGGATCCGACTGGTTTGTCTCATTTAACCCGCTGATATGGACTGAAGCACTATACGAACATAACTACTTCAAATACATATATCAGCCACTATTCTATCTGCAGTTTGGTCCCGACGTACCGACAGACTTCGTAGCCGCCCTTGCCTACGCATACAAAATGGAAGAAATAGCTGCAGGAAGCAAAATAACGTTCTATTTATTTCCAAACGCAACTTGGCATGATGGAAAGCCATTCACCGCCGAAGATGTTAAATTTACTTTCGACTTTATGTGTAAGGAGCAAACTCATGCTAACAGATTATACCTACCATTAAAGTCAATATATGAGCGCTCTGAGATAATAGACAACTATACTATAGTAGTGTACACAAACAGCAAATCCATCTGGCAAATGAATTATTTCACAACAGCATGGATACTCCCGAAGCATATATGGTCAACTCTATCTGACCCGGCAACATACAGTAACTGGCCACCGATAGGCACAGGTCCATACAAAGCAGTACAATGGGTTCCTAGAGAATACCTATACCTCTCAGTCCATGAGAATTATCACCTACGATGGATCTCTCCTGAAGAAGAAGTAAGTGCCTCACTAAAAGATCTCCAGGAAAAAGTTTCCTCTTTAAATGAGAAGATCAAGGGCTACGAAGAAAAGATCACACAAATAACAGCAGCTGCAAATGCGGCAACTTCAGCTGCCAACATGTCTATGGGAATCGCAGGGATAGCGATAGTTATCTCGTTAGTTGCCATCATCTTATCGAGACTGGGCAGAAAAACAAAAGAAATTTAG
- a CDS encoding ABC transporter permease — translation MGVKRYIAGRILFVFFAVWVVASFNYIVFYHMIGDPVLLLIRKMPLDEETIKILRARWGLDKPPIEQYFRYVINMFMGDFGLSFRSFRPVAEEILEKLPNTLTLMGSGFVISTVLKLLIGLKIASRRGKMVDMTTLGVSLGLGAVPVFWLGMIFLLIFSFGLGLFPCYGTISDPPNNPKDPISFIIDYLWHLTLPLTTLTIIMTGSGLLGIRNLVLDALSQDYVIAARAKGAPERLILYKHVLKNVAIPVVTGIAGSIGAILGGAPTTETVFSWYGLGRYMVESLRELDWPAVQGSFFIMAIITIFGNLAADIIYTLIDPRVRVGGKVYGS, via the coding sequence ATGGGAGTAAAAAGATATATTGCAGGAAGAATCCTATTTGTGTTTTTCGCGGTCTGGGTAGTTGCTTCATTTAACTATATTGTTTTTTATCATATGATAGGTGATCCGGTACTTTTATTGATAAGGAAGATGCCGTTGGATGAAGAAACTATAAAGATTCTCAGAGCGAGGTGGGGTTTAGATAAACCTCCCATAGAGCAGTACTTCAGATACGTTATAAATATGTTTATGGGCGACTTCGGCTTATCTTTTAGATCCTTCAGACCCGTTGCAGAGGAGATCTTGGAAAAGCTTCCAAATACGCTCACACTGATGGGCAGCGGCTTCGTTATCTCAACGGTACTTAAGCTTTTGATAGGTCTCAAGATAGCTTCTAGAAGAGGAAAGATGGTGGACATGACTACTCTTGGAGTGAGCCTTGGGCTTGGCGCTGTTCCCGTTTTTTGGCTTGGAATGATTTTTCTTCTGATTTTCTCCTTCGGACTGGGGCTTTTCCCATGCTATGGAACGATATCTGACCCTCCAAATAATCCAAAAGACCCAATATCCTTTATCATAGATTATCTCTGGCATCTCACTCTTCCACTTACAACGCTCACCATAATTATGACTGGAAGCGGCTTGCTGGGAATAAGAAATCTCGTTTTGGATGCTTTATCTCAGGATTACGTTATAGCAGCCAGAGCTAAAGGAGCGCCAGAACGTTTAATACTGTACAAGCATGTTTTAAAGAATGTCGCTATTCCAGTGGTTACGGGAATAGCGGGAAGTATTGGCGCAATACTTGGCGGAGCGCCAACAACTGAAACCGTTTTTTCATGGTATGGTTTAGGCCGTTATATGGTGGAGTCGCTTAGAGAGCTTGATTGGCCGGCTGTGCAAGGATCTTTCTTCATAATGGCTATTATAACAATTTTTGGAAACTTAGCCGCCGATATAATTTACACCTTAATCGACCCAAGAGTTAGGGTAGGCGGAAAAGTTTATGGAAGTTAA
- a CDS encoding ABC transporter permease — translation MEVKEQNTEERKAFLKKQSRKIMIQRIKGFIAEYSHNKLGVFGALIFVFFVFLATFGPYIAPADPMQDMDLADQVVPPEWVTVFGGEYVKLPPTLTWHIVDEIKSRKNASCTVDNFIAVKDMDDGIFFMFKNGVQIEDYGSIYIVKTFSYDYRPPRTFKIFMTGQSDGDFEVALEIFLKKPSGSEILLWSSRELMPGFSSLLKRGSKISIETRDFRYLEWFASRLGIFPGQFIIPFNSLNESGTYEMTFRFRLYGLKALASSGRDLNLKLKNIQLKILGLKYGLLGTDFWGRDIFSQIANATWVSLTVGVIAALLSSLISSILGIIAVYKGGVVDEVLMRIADIIMIIPNLPLLLIMMAVLKGDIWTVITILAVIRAPSGARSTRAFVLTYINSPFVEAAKAKGASTTRLIFRYLFPPLLPIIYANIAYSAPAAITLEAELSYLGIATDPYRITWGKMLSLAQSGGAFTKWAWWWVIPPGLCIVFLSLAFVLIGHALDEIMNPRLKRRR, via the coding sequence ATGGAAGTTAAAGAGCAGAATACTGAAGAACGAAAAGCTTTCCTAAAGAAGCAGAGCAGGAAAATAATGATTCAGCGAATTAAAGGTTTCATTGCTGAGTATTCACACAATAAGCTCGGTGTTTTCGGCGCTTTAATTTTCGTTTTTTTCGTATTTTTAGCAACGTTCGGCCCATATATCGCCCCGGCTGACCCCATGCAAGATATGGATCTCGCTGATCAAGTGGTTCCACCAGAATGGGTAACAGTATTCGGTGGCGAATATGTTAAGCTTCCACCTACCTTAACGTGGCATATAGTGGACGAGATTAAAAGCAGAAAAAACGCGAGCTGCACAGTTGACAATTTTATAGCGGTGAAGGACATGGATGACGGTATATTTTTCATGTTTAAGAACGGTGTTCAAATCGAGGATTATGGCTCAATATATATTGTTAAGACATTTAGCTACGATTACAGGCCGCCGAGGACGTTTAAAATATTTATGACGGGACAAAGTGACGGTGACTTCGAAGTCGCTTTGGAGATTTTTCTGAAGAAGCCTTCCGGCAGTGAAATCCTGCTTTGGAGTAGTAGGGAACTAATGCCAGGGTTCAGTTCTTTATTGAAGAGAGGCTCTAAGATATCTATAGAAACTAGAGACTTCCGTTATCTAGAGTGGTTTGCGAGTAGACTAGGTATTTTTCCCGGGCAATTTATTATACCATTCAACTCTCTGAATGAGAGCGGAACTTACGAGATGACCTTTCGCTTTCGCCTCTATGGATTAAAAGCGCTTGCCAGTTCAGGGAGAGATTTAAACCTTAAACTTAAAAATATTCAGCTTAAAATTTTGGGCTTAAAATATGGTTTGCTGGGAACGGATTTTTGGGGCAGAGACATATTTTCTCAAATAGCTAATGCCACATGGGTTTCGCTTACAGTAGGCGTCATCGCAGCTCTGCTTTCTTCACTCATATCGTCTATTTTAGGCATAATAGCTGTTTATAAAGGTGGAGTAGTAGATGAGGTTTTAATGAGGATCGCTGATATAATAATGATTATCCCAAATTTGCCGCTCCTACTGATAATGATGGCGGTTCTTAAAGGTGACATATGGACCGTAATTACAATACTTGCAGTTATAAGGGCTCCTAGTGGAGCAAGGTCGACTAGAGCCTTCGTACTAACTTATATCAACAGTCCATTTGTAGAGGCTGCTAAAGCTAAAGGTGCCAGCACCACCAGACTCATATTTAGATACCTCTTTCCTCCACTTCTCCCCATAATCTACGCGAACATAGCTTACTCGGCTCCCGCTGCGATCACTCTAGAGGCTGAGCTGAGCTACTTAGGTATAGCGACTGACCCATATAGGATAACTTGGGGGAAGATGCTGAGCTTAGCTCAAAGCGGCGGAGCATTTACAAAGTGGGCTTGGTGGTGGGTTATACCTCCCGGACTATGCATTGTTTTT